A genomic window from Chlorobium phaeobacteroides DSM 266 includes:
- the rsgA gene encoding ribosome small subunit-dependent GTPase A translates to MKKEIEEEVGVALEGVVTEARGASYLVSASDGKNYRCRTIAGTQTENIDASLVSVGDRVRFKESGESGEAHPQGVITHVGKRFSSLERKRDVRRNRSKEKKQVIASNIELLVIVVAAFEPPLSTRLIDRYLVFAESENLPVVIVVNKMDLDDDDEIPALMAPYTLLGYTVILVSVRQKRGLEELDQLLSGKVSAMSGHSGVGKSSIINVLTGQKRMKTARTSYKNGKGVHTTSNAVMLPLISGGYLIDTPGIREFSLSGISREQLRFYFREFLQFMPECSYSSCSHTVEPGCRVRGAVEEGLVDPDRYESYLVLYDGLESEQ, encoded by the coding sequence ATGAAAAAAGAGATTGAAGAAGAGGTCGGGGTCGCTCTTGAGGGAGTCGTTACCGAAGCAAGAGGGGCTTCCTATCTGGTCAGCGCAAGTGACGGGAAAAACTACCGATGCCGCACGATTGCCGGAACACAGACGGAGAATATCGATGCTTCGCTTGTCTCGGTGGGCGACCGGGTGCGGTTCAAGGAGTCCGGAGAGAGCGGTGAGGCTCATCCTCAGGGAGTGATCACGCACGTAGGGAAGCGGTTCAGCAGTCTTGAGAGAAAACGGGATGTGCGCAGAAACCGCAGCAAGGAGAAAAAACAGGTTATCGCATCAAACATCGAGCTGCTCGTGATCGTCGTTGCCGCGTTCGAGCCACCTCTCAGCACCCGCCTCATCGACAGGTACCTCGTGTTTGCCGAATCGGAAAACCTGCCGGTTGTGATCGTGGTCAACAAGATGGATCTTGACGATGATGACGAAATTCCCGCCCTCATGGCGCCCTATACCCTGCTCGGCTATACGGTCATACTGGTGAGCGTGCGCCAAAAGCGAGGGCTCGAAGAGCTCGATCAGCTTCTTTCCGGCAAGGTTTCAGCCATGAGCGGCCACTCCGGCGTCGGCAAGTCGAGCATCATCAATGTGCTGACCGGGCAGAAACGGATGAAAACCGCCAGAACAAGCTATAAAAATGGCAAGGGGGTGCATACAACGAGCAACGCCGTGATGCTCCCGCTGATTTCGGGAGGTTATCTTATCGATACGCCGGGCATCCGGGAGTTCAGCCTGTCGGGAATCAGCCGGGAACAGTTGCGATTTTACTTCAGGGAGTTTCTCCAGTTCATGCCGGAGTGCAGCTACTCCTCCTGTTCCCATACGGTAGAGCCCGGTTGCAGAGTGAGAGGGGCTGTCGAAGAGGGGCTTGTTGACCCGGATCGGTACGAGAGTTATCTTGTGCTCTACGACGGACTTGAAAGTGAGCAGTAA
- the recG gene encoding ATP-dependent DNA helicase RecG → MTTMRSSLRALQGVGPRRADTLSEAGIHDVGDLYDYFPRRYLDRRAMRRISELLNGETVTVVGRVLKTVQEGQGVARSRFKVLLADETGVLELVWFRGVRYFSKMLATGDVLAVFGKVGYFGRQAQMQHPDFDKLGSGVQASGSGESSDLELYHTGRIISLYSTSDAMKQAGLSSRQLRMILLKAFDDHPPGREENLSEEMLAAHGLMPLGEAYREIHFPATQETLAAARYRLKWTELFYAQLLFALRRQEIRQNKTAARFDHSGEITRKLYEALPFDLTGAQKTVIREIYQDLRSGCPMNRLLQGDVGSGKTLVAMFSIALAADNGLQSAFMAPTEILAVQHYLALKRAFQPLGLNVGLLSGRQRKKERDAVLGDLRNGTIAIAVGTHAMIEEGVTMAALGLVIIDEQHRFGVLQRKALQEKALNPHVLLMTATPIPRTLCMGVFGDLDVSVINEMPPGRQPVVTKLLAGNETGEAYTSIIREVQKGRQAYIVYPMVEESEKIDLKAAVDRFDFLTANIFSDLRLGLIHGRMTTESKESVMDEFRNGRIDVLVGTTVIEVGVDVPNATIMMIEHAERFGLAQLHQLRGRVGRGSHPSTCFLCYEKTAPDALRRLHAMESVADGFRISKIDAEIRGTGNILGKEQSGAASGLKIADLQHDEAILNIARTEAFALVAKDSQLRMPEHAMIRTCYLRHYHERYALADIG, encoded by the coding sequence ATGACAACGATGCGCTCATCATTGCGTGCGCTTCAGGGCGTAGGGCCCAGGCGGGCGGATACGCTTTCCGAGGCCGGCATTCATGATGTCGGTGATCTCTATGACTATTTTCCTCGCCGCTATCTCGACAGGCGGGCCATGCGCAGGATCAGCGAACTGTTGAATGGAGAGACGGTTACGGTTGTCGGCAGGGTGCTGAAGACCGTGCAGGAGGGTCAGGGCGTCGCCCGGTCGCGGTTCAAGGTACTGCTTGCCGATGAAACCGGGGTTCTTGAGCTGGTCTGGTTCAGGGGGGTTCGGTATTTTTCAAAAATGCTTGCCACAGGAGATGTTCTCGCCGTTTTTGGAAAGGTCGGTTATTTCGGACGACAGGCACAGATGCAGCACCCTGATTTCGACAAGCTCGGTTCGGGGGTTCAGGCCTCCGGCAGCGGCGAAAGCTCTGACCTGGAGTTGTATCATACCGGAAGGATTATTTCGCTGTACAGCACCAGCGACGCCATGAAACAGGCAGGACTCTCGTCGCGCCAGTTGCGGATGATTCTTCTCAAGGCATTCGATGACCATCCGCCCGGCAGGGAGGAGAATCTCAGCGAAGAGATGCTTGCGGCTCACGGGCTCATGCCCCTTGGCGAAGCCTATCGTGAAATACATTTTCCCGCTACGCAGGAAACGCTTGCGGCAGCGCGGTATCGCCTCAAATGGACTGAACTCTTCTACGCCCAGTTGCTGTTTGCCCTGAGGCGTCAGGAGATCCGGCAGAATAAAACCGCCGCACGATTCGACCACTCAGGAGAGATAACCCGCAAACTCTACGAAGCGCTGCCGTTCGATCTTACCGGGGCGCAGAAAACGGTTATCCGCGAAATATATCAGGACCTCAGAAGCGGATGTCCGATGAACCGGCTGCTTCAGGGCGACGTTGGTTCCGGCAAGACTCTCGTTGCCATGTTTTCCATTGCGCTTGCAGCCGATAACGGCTTGCAGTCCGCATTTATGGCGCCGACAGAAATTCTTGCCGTCCAGCACTATCTTGCGCTCAAAAGAGCTTTTCAGCCGCTGGGGCTGAACGTCGGGCTTCTCTCCGGACGACAGCGGAAAAAAGAGCGCGATGCGGTGCTCGGCGATCTCCGGAACGGCACGATTGCCATTGCGGTAGGAACCCATGCCATGATCGAGGAGGGTGTGACCATGGCCGCTCTCGGTCTGGTGATCATCGACGAACAGCACCGGTTCGGCGTGTTGCAGCGCAAGGCGCTCCAGGAAAAAGCGCTGAACCCTCATGTTCTCCTGATGACCGCCACGCCGATTCCCCGAACGCTCTGCATGGGCGTGTTCGGCGATCTCGATGTCTCGGTCATCAACGAAATGCCGCCGGGCAGGCAGCCTGTCGTAACAAAACTTCTTGCCGGAAACGAGACCGGCGAGGCCTATACCTCAATTATCCGTGAAGTACAAAAAGGACGGCAGGCCTATATTGTCTATCCGATGGTTGAAGAGTCTGAAAAAATCGATCTTAAGGCCGCCGTTGACCGTTTCGATTTTCTGACGGCAAACATATTTTCCGATCTCCGGCTCGGGCTGATTCACGGAAGAATGACGACCGAAAGCAAGGAGAGTGTAATGGATGAGTTCAGAAACGGACGAATCGATGTGCTTGTCGGAACGACCGTGATTGAGGTTGGCGTGGATGTTCCCAACGCCACCATCATGATGATCGAACATGCCGAGCGGTTCGGACTGGCTCAGTTGCACCAGCTCAGAGGGAGGGTAGGCCGGGGAAGCCATCCCTCCACCTGTTTTCTCTGTTATGAAAAAACAGCCCCGGATGCGTTGCGTCGGCTGCATGCCATGGAGTCGGTTGCCGACGGATTCAGGATTTCGAAAATCGACGCCGAAATCAGGGGAACCGGCAATATACTTGGCAAAGAGCAGTCCGGCGCGGCAAGCGGTCTGAAGATTGCCGATCTGCAGCATGACGAAGCAATTCTGAACATTGCGCGAACGGAGGCATTCGCGCTTGTCGCAAAAGATTCGCAGCTCAGGATGCCGGAACACGCTATGATCAGAACCTGTTATTTGCGTCATTACCATGAGCGCTATGCCCTTGCCGATATCGGATAG
- the rpmE gene encoding 50S ribosomal protein L31: MKQDLHPKYTKVTVNCANCGNSFETRSTRPSIKVDICNNCHPFYTGKQMLVDTAGRVERFNKRFAKSTAAQAKAQ, translated from the coding sequence ATGAAACAAGATCTTCATCCAAAGTATACAAAAGTTACCGTCAACTGTGCCAACTGCGGCAACTCCTTTGAAACCCGTTCAACCAGGCCATCGATCAAGGTTGACATCTGCAACAACTGCCACCCGTTCTATACCGGCAAACAGATGCTTGTCGATACAGCCGGCCGCGTTGAGCGTTTCAACAAACGGTTTGCAAAATCCACAGCAGCTCAGGCGAAAGCACAGTAA
- the frr gene encoding ribosome recycling factor, with translation MNVRDVAQRTEPKMKKTIEAFQHEIASIRTGKATTALLDRVKVEAYGQQMPLKQVGNVGVMDVHTLMVQVWDKSMVSATERAIRDANLGLNPAADGQSIRVSIPPLTEERRKEFVKLTKKFGEDSKVSLRNLRRDMIHEIEKLEKEKAISEDDKNKGKKEADEMLHKFEKQLNDLIVLKEKEIMEV, from the coding sequence ATGAATGTAAGGGACGTTGCGCAGAGAACTGAACCGAAAATGAAAAAAACCATCGAGGCGTTTCAGCATGAAATCGCTTCGATCAGAACGGGCAAGGCGACAACAGCTTTGCTTGACCGCGTCAAGGTTGAAGCCTACGGGCAGCAGATGCCGCTCAAACAGGTCGGCAACGTTGGCGTTATGGATGTGCATACCCTGATGGTACAGGTATGGGATAAATCCATGGTTTCGGCTACAGAACGCGCCATTCGCGATGCCAACCTCGGACTGAACCCTGCCGCCGACGGACAGAGCATCCGGGTCAGCATCCCCCCGCTCACCGAAGAGCGCCGGAAAGAGTTTGTCAAACTGACCAAAAAATTTGGCGAGGACTCGAAAGTCTCCCTTCGCAACCTTCGCCGCGATATGATTCACGAGATCGAAAAGCTCGAAAAAGAGAAAGCGATCAGCGAAGACGATAAAAACAAAGGGAAAAAAGAGGCTGACGAGATGCTCCACAAATTCGAAAAACAGTTGAACGACCTGATCGTCCTGAAAGAAAAAGAGATTATGGAAGTGTAA
- the bchY gene encoding chlorophyllide a reductase subunit Y, producing MEKQDCKNLHPQSMCPAFGGLRVLTRIDGVQVCLVADQGCSYGLTFVSHFYAARKSIVTPELMNVQISGGSMIDDVRRVIAGIALDPSVRFIPVVSTCVAETAGLAEELLPKKEGNAEVLLVRLPAFQIRTHPEAKDVTVATLLKRFAAFDGPKKPKSLVVLGEIFPVDAMAIGSVLQKIGVASVITLPGTSLDDYIESGRTEACAVLHPFYERTVSLFEKNGVRIVKGNPIGANATAQWIRRVGEALQLDPAVVESVAEEERLKASAVLEKFTHLRGKVIVAGYEGNELPVVRLLLEAGLDVPYASTSISRQPLGEEDHKLLTMLGTEIRYRKYLEEDMQAVVDYAPDLVIGTTSLDSFAKERGIPAIYYTNNISARPLFFATGAASVLGMIGALLSKKEVFMKMKEYFTE from the coding sequence ATGGAGAAACAGGATTGTAAAAATCTTCATCCGCAGTCGATGTGTCCCGCATTCGGCGGGCTGCGGGTTCTGACAAGAATTGACGGCGTGCAGGTCTGTCTTGTAGCCGATCAGGGGTGCAGTTACGGACTCACGTTTGTCTCCCACTTCTATGCCGCGCGCAAATCCATTGTAACGCCGGAACTCATGAATGTGCAGATCTCCGGAGGCAGCATGATCGACGATGTTCGTCGTGTTATCGCCGGGATAGCCCTTGACCCCTCAGTCCGCTTTATCCCTGTTGTCTCCACCTGTGTTGCCGAAACGGCAGGTCTGGCTGAGGAGCTGCTCCCCAAAAAAGAGGGCAATGCCGAGGTGCTTCTGGTTCGTCTGCCCGCATTTCAGATCAGAACGCACCCTGAAGCCAAGGATGTTACCGTGGCAACGCTCCTGAAGCGTTTTGCCGCTTTTGATGGGCCGAAAAAGCCGAAATCGCTGGTTGTGCTTGGAGAGATTTTTCCGGTAGACGCCATGGCTATCGGCAGCGTGTTGCAGAAAATCGGCGTAGCGTCCGTCATCACGCTGCCCGGTACCTCACTTGACGATTATATCGAATCAGGCAGAACGGAAGCCTGCGCCGTACTGCACCCCTTTTATGAACGAACCGTATCGCTCTTTGAGAAAAACGGCGTCAGGATCGTCAAGGGAAACCCGATCGGCGCCAATGCGACGGCGCAGTGGATACGACGGGTCGGAGAGGCGCTGCAGCTTGACCCGGCAGTGGTGGAAAGCGTTGCGGAGGAAGAGCGGCTGAAAGCGAGCGCGGTGCTCGAAAAGTTCACCCATCTGCGGGGTAAGGTCATTGTTGCCGGTTACGAAGGAAACGAGCTCCCTGTCGTGCGTCTTCTGCTCGAAGCAGGCCTTGACGTTCCCTATGCGTCTACCTCCATTTCACGCCAGCCGCTCGGAGAGGAAGATCACAAGTTGCTCACCATGCTTGGTACGGAGATCCGGTACCGCAAGTATCTTGAAGAGGATATGCAGGCGGTTGTCGACTACGCGCCGGATCTCGTTATCGGCACCACCTCGCTCGACAGCTTTGCCAAAGAGCGGGGAATACCTGCGATCTACTATACCAACAACATCTCCGCCCGACCGCTTTTTTTTGCAACCGGAGCAGCATCGGTGCTCGGGATGATCGGCGCTCTTCTGTCGAAAAAAGAGGTGTTCATGAAGATGAAGGAGTACTTTACCGAATAG
- a CDS encoding SPOR domain-containing protein — MTEHNLTEELAALLDIERAEAGRLLNGLSGAMSAELLQEGKLQLSGLGLFTVHHEPATRQMHGEEAIYCPPRNRVVFLPDLSANTGTLRIASQRMKLGKSDAERFSRALDSLFASSMASGRQIELQGFGMLSKSEGSSYTFHAATGLDELLNSEYQGLREIFLSPDKPPATDEKNSAIEQAAKRANTLRVTLLALMAVSGLLAVVMLMPAIRNSSFFVPAPAPVSLSLPVRQPVALSSADAFRNEGASGDSLAQDKVVVLEKGEFTIVLATFRTAKVALRESAKLKESGIDAFVWPVSDKGKKYYRLALGRYGSGNEAKAGMKSLAQGLARDAALQEITKRYELHGETGL, encoded by the coding sequence ATGACAGAGCATAATCTGACAGAGGAGCTTGCCGCTCTTCTTGACATAGAGCGGGCGGAGGCAGGTCGTCTTCTGAACGGTTTATCCGGCGCGATGTCGGCTGAACTGCTGCAGGAGGGCAAGCTTCAACTATCGGGGCTTGGCCTGTTCACGGTGCATCATGAACCGGCAACGCGACAGATGCATGGCGAGGAGGCCATCTATTGCCCTCCTCGCAACAGGGTGGTATTTCTTCCGGACCTTTCGGCAAATACCGGCACCTTACGGATCGCATCGCAGAGAATGAAGCTCGGCAAGAGTGATGCGGAGCGGTTCAGCCGGGCGCTTGACTCCCTTTTTGCCTCTTCGATGGCATCGGGCCGGCAAATCGAGCTGCAGGGGTTTGGGATGCTCTCGAAATCCGAAGGCTCAAGCTATACGTTTCATGCGGCAACAGGTCTTGACGAGCTTTTAAACAGTGAGTATCAGGGGCTTCGGGAAATTTTCCTTTCACCGGACAAACCACCGGCAACCGACGAGAAAAACAGCGCGATTGAGCAAGCTGCAAAACGGGCGAACACGTTGCGCGTTACCCTGTTGGCCCTGATGGCAGTGAGCGGGTTGCTTGCTGTCGTTATGCTGATGCCGGCAATCCGTAACAGCTCTTTTTTCGTCCCGGCGCCAGCACCCGTTTCGCTCTCCCTGCCCGTCAGACAGCCAGTCGCGCTTTCGTCGGCTGACGCTTTCCGCAACGAAGGAGCTTCGGGCGATTCACTTGCACAGGATAAGGTTGTTGTTCTCGAAAAAGGGGAGTTTACCATTGTCCTCGCAACGTTCAGAACGGCGAAGGTGGCCCTGAGAGAGTCGGCAAAACTGAAGGAGAGCGGGATAGATGCCTTTGTCTGGCCGGTATCCGACAAGGGAAAAAAATATTACAGGCTTGCTCTCGGACGATACGGGAGCGGGAACGAGGCAAAAGCCGGAATGAAATCGCTCGCTCAAGGCCTTGCCCGGGATGCCGCTTTGCAGGAAATAACAAAAAGGTATGAACTTCATGGAGAAACAGGATTGTAA
- the xseA gene encoding exodeoxyribonuclease VII large subunit, translated as MSTAILSVSELTRHIKNELESLFPRVSVRGEISNCKRHNSGHIYLTLKDEGAQIPAVIWKHLAGRLAADLRDGQTVVAEGRLEVYPPSGRYQLICTSVTDAGEGALQQAFALLLQKLSKAGYFSAERKRAMPKIPKTIGIITSPTGAVIEDMGNTFHRRFPAVSLRLFPVRVQGTEAAEEICSAIRYFNNIREPDLRPDLLIVARGGGSMEDLQPFNEEIVADAIYNSHIPVISAVGHETDITIADMVADLRAGTPSIAAELAVPDRSELLRMIENLQNRQGTLLQAKLAGAELEIDSLRNSYAFNRPLLHMKQCDDLLANLERQMEQSVRTGYLQTAQRYLSARQHLSLLDYRKTLARGYALVKKEGAVVTSAQCLHLQDRTELLFHDGSVTAVVTEPVRS; from the coding sequence ATGAGCACAGCGATTCTTTCGGTCAGCGAACTGACCCGACACATTAAAAACGAGCTTGAGAGTCTTTTTCCCCGGGTGTCGGTTCGGGGTGAAATATCCAATTGCAAACGGCACAACTCGGGCCACATCTATCTGACGCTGAAAGATGAGGGTGCCCAGATACCGGCCGTTATCTGGAAACACCTTGCCGGTCGGCTTGCCGCAGATCTCAGGGACGGACAGACTGTCGTAGCGGAAGGGCGTCTGGAAGTTTACCCTCCTTCCGGTCGCTATCAGCTTATCTGCACCTCGGTGACCGATGCCGGAGAGGGCGCGCTGCAGCAGGCGTTTGCCCTGCTTTTGCAGAAACTCTCCAAAGCGGGGTATTTCAGCGCCGAACGAAAAAGAGCGATGCCGAAAATCCCCAAAACCATCGGCATCATCACCTCGCCGACCGGAGCCGTTATCGAGGATATGGGCAACACCTTTCATCGCCGCTTCCCTGCGGTTTCGCTCCGCCTCTTCCCGGTAAGGGTTCAGGGAACGGAGGCCGCCGAAGAGATCTGCTCGGCTATCCGCTATTTCAACAATATCAGAGAACCGGATCTCCGGCCCGACCTGCTTATCGTGGCAAGAGGGGGCGGGTCAATGGAGGATCTCCAGCCGTTCAACGAGGAGATTGTGGCCGATGCCATCTACAACTCTCATATTCCCGTCATCAGTGCGGTAGGGCATGAGACCGATATCACCATTGCCGATATGGTGGCCGATCTGCGGGCCGGAACGCCCTCTATTGCAGCCGAACTCGCGGTGCCTGACAGGAGCGAACTGCTGCGGATGATTGAGAACCTTCAAAACAGGCAGGGAACGCTTCTGCAGGCAAAACTTGCCGGCGCGGAGCTGGAAATTGACTCGTTGCGCAACAGTTATGCATTCAACCGTCCGCTCCTGCACATGAAGCAGTGCGACGATCTGCTGGCGAATCTTGAGCGGCAGATGGAGCAGTCGGTACGAACAGGCTATCTGCAAACCGCGCAGCGCTACCTTTCCGCCCGCCAGCATCTCTCGCTGCTTGATTACAGAAAAACACTTGCGAGAGGGTATGCGCTCGTAAAAAAAGAGGGGGCTGTCGTTACCAGCGCACAGTGCCTGCATCTTCAGGATCGCACGGAGCTGCTGTTTCATGACGGGAGCGTAACCGCGGTTGTTACTGAACCGGTGCGTTCCTGA
- the kdsB gene encoding 3-deoxy-manno-octulosonate cytidylyltransferase, with the protein MKAVILIPARLDSSRLEKKMLADLQGEPLIVRTWRQALKSRLADRVVVATDNDEIASVLQAYGAEVVMTSPHARCGTERIAEAAKSIEGDIYVNLQGDEPLISPENIDLALEPFFTETPPDCSTLVFPLLPEDFRQLEDINTVKVVMDNAGYALYFSRSPIPYQRQISTSTECYRHIGLYAFRADVLHAFASLAPSMLELAESLEQLRLLENGYRIRCVKTTRDAPGVNTYEDLELVRQLLRNAPVQ; encoded by the coding sequence ATGAAAGCAGTTATTCTTATTCCGGCCAGGCTTGATTCCAGTCGGCTTGAAAAAAAAATGCTCGCTGATCTTCAGGGCGAGCCGCTCATTGTCCGCACCTGGCGTCAGGCGCTGAAATCCCGTCTGGCCGACAGGGTCGTTGTTGCTACCGACAACGATGAAATCGCCTCGGTGCTGCAGGCATACGGAGCGGAGGTGGTGATGACCTCCCCGCATGCGCGGTGCGGAACAGAGAGGATTGCAGAAGCGGCAAAAAGCATTGAGGGAGATATCTATGTCAACCTGCAGGGCGACGAGCCCCTCATCAGTCCGGAGAACATCGATCTTGCACTGGAGCCGTTTTTCACCGAGACCCCTCCCGATTGCTCGACGCTTGTCTTTCCCTTGCTCCCCGAAGATTTCCGGCAACTGGAAGATATCAACACCGTCAAGGTTGTGATGGATAATGCGGGATACGCCCTCTATTTTTCGCGCAGCCCGATACCCTATCAGCGGCAGATCAGTACGAGCACCGAGTGTTATCGCCATATCGGCCTCTATGCGTTCAGGGCCGATGTCCTTCATGCTTTTGCATCCCTTGCTCCTTCCATGCTCGAACTTGCCGAATCGCTTGAGCAACTCCGTCTTCTCGAAAACGGCTACCGGATCCGGTGCGTGAAAACCACCAGGGACGCGCCGGGAGTCAATACGTATGAAGACCTTGAGCTTGTGCGTCAACTGCTCAGGAACGCACCGGTTCAGTAA
- the dtd gene encoding D-aminoacyl-tRNA deacylase, giving the protein MRVIVQRVLSASVASGDESAVHIGPGLLVLSGIAPADDQAALGWMCRKVVNLRIFDDEAGRMNRSVKDIGGEILLVSQFTLYSDVSSGNRPGFSGAAGYDIAKPLFEKFHQMVQQEMERPVATGWYGEHMQVALVNDGPVTLIIDSPTRS; this is encoded by the coding sequence ATGAGAGTTATCGTTCAGCGGGTGCTTTCGGCATCGGTTGCGTCCGGTGATGAGAGCGCTGTGCATATCGGGCCTGGTCTGCTGGTTCTTTCCGGTATTGCGCCTGCGGATGATCAGGCTGCGCTCGGGTGGATGTGCAGGAAAGTTGTCAATCTCAGGATTTTTGACGATGAAGCCGGTCGGATGAACCGATCGGTCAAGGATATCGGGGGAGAGATTCTTCTGGTTTCGCAGTTTACGCTCTACAGCGACGTTTCGAGCGGCAACAGGCCGGGTTTTTCCGGCGCGGCAGGTTATGATATCGCAAAACCGCTGTTTGAAAAGTTTCATCAGATGGTTCAGCAGGAGATGGAGAGGCCGGTTGCGACCGGTTGGTACGGAGAACATATGCAGGTCGCGCTCGTCAATGACGGCCCGGTCACGTTAATTATAGACAGCCCCACGCGCTCATGA
- a CDS encoding DUF167 domain-containing protein, with product MMISGVEISEKSGSAVFRLKAQPRSSKSAISGAYNGGVKVNLKAAPVDDAANRECCDLFAKVLSVSSSRLTILSGKSSKNKTIKVEGLGAEEVALLLRPYL from the coding sequence ATGATGATTTCCGGCGTGGAGATCAGCGAGAAAAGCGGAAGCGCGGTTTTTCGTCTCAAGGCGCAGCCCCGATCTTCAAAAAGCGCCATCTCCGGCGCCTACAACGGAGGGGTGAAAGTTAATCTCAAGGCAGCTCCTGTTGATGATGCTGCCAATCGCGAGTGCTGCGATCTTTTTGCAAAAGTCCTGAGCGTTTCATCGTCGCGTCTGACCATTCTTTCCGGAAAAAGTTCTAAAAACAAAACCATAAAGGTAGAGGGGCTCGGTGCCGAAGAGGTTGCCCTGCTCCTGCGTCCCTATCTTTGA
- the gatC gene encoding Asp-tRNA(Asn)/Glu-tRNA(Gln) amidotransferase subunit GatC — translation MSVTKKDVAYIAELARLKFGDTEMETMTVELNNILHYIDKLNEVDTEGVQPLSSIHDESNVLRADIEKTSISTDQVLLNAPDRQDRFFKVPKVIG, via the coding sequence ATGTCCGTTACCAAAAAAGATGTTGCCTATATAGCCGAGCTTGCCCGATTGAAGTTTGGCGATACGGAAATGGAGACCATGACCGTTGAGCTCAACAATATTCTCCATTACATCGATAAACTCAATGAAGTTGATACGGAGGGCGTCCAGCCGCTCAGCAGCATTCACGACGAGAGCAACGTTCTCCGGGCTGATATCGAAAAAACTTCGATTTCGACCGATCAGGTTCTGCTGAATGCTCCGGACAGGCAGGACAGATTTTTCAAGGTTCCTAAAGTCATCGGATGA
- a CDS encoding citrate synthase, translating to MTATEQSNSLSITDNRTGKRYEVPIQNGTISTMDLRQIRVDEEDFGLLGYDPGFLNTASCKSRITYIDGDQGILRYRGYPIEQLAMSSSFLETSYLLIKGELPDKERLAVWTYNIRHHTMTHANIIKFMDGFRYDAHPMGIMVGTVGALSTFYRDAKDINSEESRKLQVRRLIGKIPTLAAMSFRHSLGFPYVLPDNDLSYAGNFLSMMFKMTEQRYKPNPVLERALDVLFILHADHEQNCSTNAVRAVGSSGVDPYTAIAAGCAALYGPLHGGANEAVIHMLLKIGSVDKVPEFIKSVKDGDGRLMGFGHRVYKNYDPRAKIIKEIAFQVFEETGKNPLLEIALELERIALEDDYFVSRKLYPNVDFYSGLIYQAMGFPMDMFPVLFAIGRIPGWLSQWIEHVKDGEQKIARPRQIYLGEAERDYIPMEKRPKTRLDEQRAGICRL from the coding sequence ATGACCGCCACTGAACAGAGTAATTCCTTGTCGATTACCGATAATCGCACAGGTAAACGTTACGAAGTACCAATTCAAAACGGTACCATCAGTACCATGGATCTCCGCCAGATCAGGGTTGATGAGGAGGATTTCGGTCTTTTAGGTTATGATCCCGGTTTTCTTAATACAGCGTCATGTAAAAGCCGCATTACCTATATCGATGGCGATCAGGGTATTCTCCGGTACAGAGGCTATCCGATTGAACAGCTTGCCATGAGCAGCTCCTTTCTTGAAACCTCCTACCTGCTCATCAAGGGAGAGCTTCCGGATAAGGAACGGCTTGCGGTCTGGACATACAATATCCGCCACCATACCATGACCCATGCCAATATCATCAAGTTCATGGATGGTTTTCGTTACGATGCCCATCCAATGGGAATTATGGTCGGGACAGTAGGCGCGCTTTCGACCTTTTACCGCGATGCAAAGGATATCAACAGCGAAGAGTCACGTAAACTTCAGGTACGGCGTCTTATCGGGAAGATTCCTACCCTTGCCGCCATGAGTTTTCGACACAGTCTGGGCTTCCCCTACGTTTTGCCTGACAACGATCTCAGTTATGCCGGTAATTTTCTCTCGATGATGTTCAAGATGACCGAGCAGCGGTATAAGCCCAATCCGGTGCTTGAACGGGCGCTTGATGTGTTGTTCATTCTCCACGCCGATCACGAGCAGAACTGCTCCACCAATGCTGTTCGCGCAGTCGGAAGTTCAGGCGTTGATCCCTATACGGCGATTGCGGCAGGGTGCGCAGCACTCTACGGTCCGCTGCATGGAGGCGCAAACGAGGCGGTTATTCATATGCTCCTGAAAATCGGCTCCGTCGACAAGGTTCCCGAGTTTATCAAATCGGTAAAGGATGGCGACGGACGTCTGATGGGGTTTGGCCATCGGGTCTATAAAAATTACGATCCGAGAGCAAAAATAATCAAGGAAATCGCTTTTCAGGTTTTTGAGGAGACAGGAAAAAACCCTCTGCTTGAAATTGCTCTGGAACTTGAGCGGATTGCTCTCGAAGATGACTATTTTGTCAGCAGGAAACTCTATCCGAATGTTGATTTTTACTCCGGTTTGATCTATCAGGCCATGGGATTTCCCATGGATATGTTCCCGGTCCTTTTTGCCATTGGCAGAATTCCCGGCTGGCTGTCACAGTGGATCGAGCATGTCAAGGACGGCGAACAGAAAATTGCACGACCCCGTCAGATTTACCTTGGCGAAGCCGAGCGAGACTATATTCCAATGGAGAAACGACCGAAAACCCGTCTTGACGAGCAGAGAGCAGGTATTTGCCGGCTGTGA